A stretch of the Massilia varians genome encodes the following:
- a CDS encoding helix-turn-helix transcriptional regulator, translating to MDLSQAQFDRAVNLIYDTLDDRTAWRSVLACLHEAVGGRAIHMLAFDAAHGALSYSDGAAMAPQIDLEYIQKYQFIDPRVELMRSQWADAWLHCHEHFDEAFVATDPFYQEFLLPHGARYLTACKLVENGEATVLLACLRRPGDGPMPADALAFLDRLRPHLQRAARLGLAQFVYSAQALVGHALIDKLRQPVMLLTTGGEVVLANEAARCLLGSTSLVQVREKRLVLPQAYRSAFLDQCAQLEHQARTAAGAAPDTAFRSLHMSSEPGAAPDVLYGFFTLLVPERTLGSFGLRPLVMLFFYHPTSAQVIDSDLLTAAFGLSHAECRVASLLADGVPLKSIAETLGVQYDTVRKQLMSIYQKTATNRQPELVRLLMNLPASAVQRALKADGGSFQGIST from the coding sequence TTGGATCTGTCCCAGGCGCAGTTCGACCGCGCCGTCAACCTCATCTACGACACGCTGGACGACCGGACTGCCTGGCGCAGCGTGCTCGCATGCCTGCACGAGGCGGTCGGCGGGCGCGCCATCCACATGCTCGCTTTCGATGCCGCCCATGGCGCCCTGTCATACAGCGATGGCGCCGCCATGGCGCCGCAGATCGACCTGGAATACATCCAGAAATACCAGTTCATCGATCCACGTGTCGAGCTGATGCGCAGCCAATGGGCGGACGCGTGGCTGCACTGCCATGAGCATTTCGACGAGGCTTTCGTCGCCACCGATCCCTTCTACCAGGAATTCCTGCTGCCGCACGGTGCGCGCTACCTGACGGCCTGCAAGCTGGTCGAGAACGGCGAAGCGACCGTGCTGCTGGCTTGCCTGCGCCGCCCCGGCGACGGCCCGATGCCGGCCGATGCCCTGGCCTTTCTCGACCGCCTGCGCCCGCACCTGCAGCGCGCGGCGCGCCTCGGCCTGGCCCAGTTCGTGTATTCGGCCCAGGCCCTGGTCGGACACGCGCTGATCGACAAGCTGCGCCAGCCGGTGATGCTCCTGACTACCGGCGGTGAAGTGGTGCTGGCGAACGAGGCGGCGCGCTGCCTGCTCGGCTCGACCAGCCTGGTGCAGGTGCGTGAGAAACGCCTGGTGCTGCCGCAGGCCTACCGCAGCGCCTTCCTCGACCAGTGCGCGCAGCTCGAGCACCAGGCACGTACAGCCGCGGGCGCCGCCCCGGACACCGCCTTTCGTTCGCTGCACATGAGCAGCGAGCCCGGCGCCGCGCCGGACGTCCTGTACGGTTTCTTCACCCTCCTGGTGCCGGAACGCACCCTGGGCAGCTTCGGCCTGCGCCCGCTGGTGATGCTGTTCTTCTACCATCCGACCTCGGCCCAGGTGATCGATTCGGACCTGCTCACCGCAGCGTTCGGCCTGTCGCATGCCGAATGCCGCGTGGCCTCGCTGCTGGCCGACGGCGTGCCGCTCAAGAGCATCGCCGAAACGCTGGGGGTGCAGTACGACACGGTGCGCAAGCAGCTGATGTCGATCTACCAGAAGACCGCCACCAACCGCCAGCCGGAGCTGGTACGGCTCCTGATGAATCTCCCCGCATCGGCCGTGCAGCGCGCGCTCAAAGCCGACGGCGGCTCCTTCCAGGGAATCAGCACCTGA
- a CDS encoding SixA phosphatase family protein, whose product MSLPARLFRCLSFSLAILAPAAALAEPSAIYLVRHGEKASVGQDPELTPQGQARARAIATILSRSGITAVFSTPTQRTRQTAQPLAQRIGLEVQLYDPRAPKALIDKVKTLSGPVLVVGHSNTLPELVRLFGGAPGADIGDDEYDRLYQLTPAAGGAVRTILLTSPSTP is encoded by the coding sequence ATGAGCCTGCCCGCCCGCCTGTTCCGTTGCCTGTCCTTCAGCCTGGCCATCCTCGCCCCCGCCGCGGCGCTGGCCGAGCCGAGCGCGATCTACCTGGTGCGCCATGGCGAAAAGGCCAGTGTGGGCCAGGACCCGGAGCTGACCCCGCAAGGCCAGGCGCGGGCCCGGGCGATCGCCACCATCCTGTCGCGCAGCGGCATCACTGCCGTGTTCAGCACGCCGACCCAGCGCACGCGCCAGACCGCGCAGCCGCTGGCCCAGCGCATCGGGCTCGAGGTGCAGCTGTACGACCCGCGCGCGCCGAAAGCGCTGATCGACAAGGTGAAAACCCTGTCCGGGCCGGTACTGGTGGTGGGACACTCGAACACCCTGCCGGAACTGGTGCGGCTGTTCGGCGGCGCCCCCGGCGCCGACATCGGCGACGACGAATACGATCGCCTGTATCAGCTGACGCCGGCGGCAGGCGGTGCGGTCCGGACGATCCTGCTGACCTCCCCCTCCACGCCTTGA
- the ttcA gene encoding tRNA 2-thiocytidine(32) synthetase TtcA, producing MHISKDSYALLDILMTLRERAPIHFDIVAVNLDQKQPNFPADILPAYLEKLGVPYHIENQDTYSIVKRLIPEGKTTCSLCSRLRRGILYRVADELGCNKIALGHHRDDILETFFLNMFFGGKLKGMPAKLVSDDGKHMVIRPLAYVKEADTERYAEVKGFPIIPCDLCGSQENLQRKQIKAMLRDWEKKHPGRVENVFSSLSTVVPSHLQDRDLFGFVDLKTDGVANPNGDIAFDEEPCSTPAANTISLTQL from the coding sequence GTGCACATAAGCAAGGACAGCTATGCCCTGCTGGACATCCTGATGACCCTGCGCGAGCGCGCGCCGATCCATTTCGACATCGTCGCGGTCAACCTTGACCAGAAGCAGCCGAACTTCCCGGCCGATATCCTGCCGGCCTACCTCGAGAAGCTGGGTGTGCCGTACCACATCGAGAACCAGGACACCTACAGCATCGTCAAGCGTCTGATCCCGGAAGGCAAGACCACCTGCTCGCTGTGCTCGCGCCTGCGGCGCGGCATCCTGTACCGCGTGGCGGACGAGCTGGGCTGCAACAAGATCGCCCTGGGCCACCACCGTGACGACATCCTGGAAACCTTCTTCCTGAACATGTTCTTCGGCGGGAAGCTGAAGGGCATGCCGGCCAAGCTGGTCTCGGACGACGGCAAGCACATGGTGATCCGCCCGCTGGCCTACGTGAAGGAAGCCGATACCGAGCGCTACGCCGAGGTGAAAGGCTTCCCGATCATCCCGTGCGACCTGTGTGGCTCGCAGGAAAACCTGCAGCGCAAGCAGATCAAGGCCATGCTGCGCGACTGGGAAAAGAAGCATCCGGGCCGCGTCGAGAACGTGTTCTCGTCGCTCTCCACCGTGGTGCCCTCGCACCTGCAGGACCGTGACCTGTTCGGCTTCGTCGACCTGAAGACCGACGGCGTGGCGAATCCGAACGGCGACATCGCCTTCGACGAGGAGCCGTGCTCGACGCCGGCGGCGAATACGATTTCGCTCACGCAGCTGTAG
- a CDS encoding N-6 DNA methylase, which yields MTNTSLHNWLDKLGYSAEPAVLHLRGDSIPETHPYALEIANLLKPDGAIRAQAVFDVEGVPTVVFLGDDNKPLTSTELDEARKRIWNQNLATVVIEIKGDHAIALPARKLKSAFAQLSLADARPDGDFSALDVVSANLSRRAPSWFDVKARVDRKLLDNLNVVVAKLVESGFSGGKNKPQRKRLAELLMGQVLFVAYLEHREIVGQTYRERRNVSQLHSLVKSGDRAGVQALVDRLRTDFNGDFLGEDRHDPWNALADDGFVLLDQFLRRTDMRTGQQDFWNYDFSYIPVELLSGLYESFLIPDQKAKDGAYYTPRNLAMLVVDQAFSSSPDPLSETIFDGACGSGILLTTAYRRLIALAERREKRQISFSERSRILETCIFGGDINFMACRVTAFSLYLSLLEGLAPADILEAQEQEGARLPSLKGTNLAYGHKTADFFNNAHLFRTRQFSLIISNPPWAEPAGETRTSADDWAEQADAPFVRRQIAGAYALRALDFLTTTGRVCLVQPIGQFLGPSSSGFVSHLLEKYRPIRLLNFGDLQGLLFPTAENTCHVFLGERRSVEPCGGISFGEIFEYCVPKADMSLSLGRLTVQSSDRHLLQTRSIVDDPQLLVTLMWGDANDLATWTRLTARGTFADFWSGPREFRRWVYRKGIHLNDKSRVAVSAAPLRRTPFVPIEVLSVGSPVLHPELLTKWPASQDTVVGLNSAILDVFDGPRVLFPDGFSRGEQNVRAVYYDGPASFTHSVGVIAGKAEHALLLQFVAVYLRSSLARYFLMIRGWKMLCERNGVHLADVETFPFFIPEDAPDPVAAKAALETVSECMAQISDLAEWEQKRCYEELRSTLDQAVFDYFGLSSEEQALVSESVDVLMPSIRPRSFKSLDTPAQRSASPANVERYATALAESLTSWRKRTGGEGRFSVNVTVSDPNRAGPSGIVRIKFAPQPTSSPEIETEVDSELVLETLALLRDAGFRAIPSGNYLTLVPDIHLWMEGALYLVRPLALRSWTIRQALRDAEHVVRTVQLGAVRTVQFSTVRTVQVGAMREKQETA from the coding sequence GTGACGAATACGTCATTACATAATTGGCTCGATAAGCTTGGGTATTCGGCAGAACCTGCGGTTTTGCATTTGCGCGGTGACTCAATCCCTGAGACGCACCCGTACGCTCTTGAGATAGCGAATCTCTTGAAGCCAGATGGAGCGATTCGTGCCCAAGCAGTCTTTGATGTGGAGGGCGTACCAACCGTTGTCTTCTTGGGAGACGATAACAAGCCTTTGACTTCCACGGAACTTGACGAAGCGCGAAAACGTATTTGGAATCAGAATCTTGCGACCGTTGTTATTGAGATTAAGGGCGATCATGCGATCGCGCTTCCAGCTCGAAAGTTAAAGAGTGCGTTCGCTCAACTATCGCTAGCAGATGCGCGTCCTGATGGGGATTTTTCGGCCTTGGATGTCGTCTCGGCTAATCTTTCCCGTCGAGCGCCGAGCTGGTTTGATGTCAAAGCACGGGTAGACCGTAAGCTACTTGACAACCTTAATGTCGTCGTCGCGAAGCTTGTAGAAAGCGGCTTCTCAGGAGGTAAGAATAAGCCACAGCGTAAGCGTTTGGCCGAATTACTTATGGGCCAAGTACTTTTCGTTGCTTATCTTGAGCATCGGGAAATCGTAGGTCAGACGTATAGAGAGCGCCGAAACGTTTCGCAATTACATAGTCTCGTCAAAAGTGGCGATAGGGCCGGAGTGCAGGCCCTTGTAGACCGACTGAGGACTGACTTTAACGGTGATTTTTTAGGCGAGGATCGCCACGACCCCTGGAATGCCTTGGCCGACGACGGGTTTGTCCTGCTTGATCAGTTCCTACGGAGGACCGACATGCGCACTGGACAACAAGATTTTTGGAATTATGACTTCAGCTATATTCCGGTTGAATTGCTTTCTGGCCTATACGAGTCATTTCTGATTCCGGATCAGAAAGCCAAGGACGGAGCGTATTACACGCCACGTAATTTGGCTATGCTTGTGGTCGATCAGGCATTTTCTTCATCACCCGACCCGCTTTCGGAAACGATTTTTGATGGTGCTTGTGGTTCTGGAATTCTGCTGACAACAGCTTATCGTCGCCTTATAGCGTTGGCAGAGCGGCGAGAAAAGCGGCAAATAAGCTTCAGCGAACGTTCAAGAATTTTGGAAACCTGCATATTCGGCGGTGACATTAATTTTATGGCGTGCCGTGTTACTGCCTTCAGCCTCTATTTGTCGTTATTAGAGGGCCTCGCTCCCGCCGACATACTGGAGGCGCAGGAGCAGGAAGGGGCTAGGTTACCTTCGCTGAAAGGAACAAACCTCGCGTACGGTCACAAAACCGCAGATTTTTTCAATAATGCGCATCTGTTTCGCACAAGACAGTTCTCGCTAATCATATCAAATCCGCCATGGGCTGAACCGGCTGGTGAAACTCGTACTTCTGCGGACGATTGGGCCGAACAGGCCGACGCCCCCTTTGTACGGCGCCAAATTGCCGGAGCATACGCCCTGCGCGCGTTAGATTTTTTAACAACAACTGGCCGAGTGTGTTTGGTCCAGCCTATTGGGCAGTTCCTAGGGCCTTCGAGCTCTGGCTTTGTTTCGCACTTACTCGAGAAGTACCGTCCAATACGACTTCTCAATTTCGGGGATCTGCAGGGCCTCCTCTTCCCGACGGCAGAGAACACTTGCCATGTGTTCCTCGGGGAGCGCAGGTCAGTAGAGCCTTGCGGGGGAATATCGTTCGGAGAGATATTTGAGTACTGCGTGCCGAAAGCGGACATGAGCCTCTCATTGGGGCGACTCACGGTGCAGTCCAGTGACCGTCACCTACTTCAAACACGCTCTATAGTAGACGATCCACAGCTTCTCGTTACCTTAATGTGGGGTGACGCTAACGACCTCGCGACTTGGACACGACTAACGGCGCGCGGTACCTTTGCAGATTTTTGGTCGGGTCCACGTGAGTTTCGCCGATGGGTGTACCGCAAGGGCATCCACCTAAATGATAAAAGCCGTGTGGCCGTCAGTGCAGCGCCTTTGAGGCGGACACCTTTTGTGCCAATTGAAGTTCTAAGCGTTGGCTCTCCTGTTTTACATCCAGAACTGCTCACTAAGTGGCCTGCAAGCCAGGATACCGTAGTTGGTCTAAACTCTGCCATATTGGACGTTTTCGACGGCCCACGCGTGCTGTTTCCAGACGGGTTCTCGCGGGGCGAGCAAAACGTCCGGGCCGTGTATTACGACGGGCCGGCCTCGTTTACTCACAGTGTTGGCGTAATCGCAGGAAAGGCCGAGCATGCACTACTTTTGCAATTCGTCGCGGTGTATCTGCGCTCTAGTCTCGCACGATATTTTTTGATGATACGCGGCTGGAAAATGCTTTGTGAGCGAAACGGAGTGCACTTAGCTGACGTCGAAACTTTCCCCTTCTTTATTCCTGAGGATGCACCTGATCCAGTAGCTGCCAAAGCAGCATTGGAGACTGTCTCCGAGTGCATGGCTCAGATATCGGATTTAGCTGAGTGGGAGCAAAAACGGTGCTACGAAGAGTTGCGGTCAACTCTCGACCAAGCAGTCTTCGATTATTTTGGCCTCTCGTCCGAAGAGCAGGCGTTGGTCAGTGAATCGGTGGACGTTTTAATGCCATCAATCCGTCCTCGTAGTTTCAAAAGCCTAGACACGCCAGCACAGCGATCCGCAAGTCCAGCAAACGTCGAACGATACGCGACTGCATTAGCTGAATCGCTTACCTCTTGGCGGAAACGAACCGGGGGAGAGGGACGCTTTAGTGTCAACGTGACAGTGAGTGATCCAAATCGAGCGGGCCCGTCGGGGATCGTTCGCATAAAATTTGCTCCACAACCTACGTCGAGTCCCGAAATAGAGACCGAGGTTGATAGTGAGCTAGTCCTCGAGACCTTGGCCCTGCTTCGTGATGCCGGTTTTCGTGCTATCCCTTCTGGAAATTATCTAACTTTGGTTCCCGATATTCATTTATGGATGGAGGGGGCACTTTACCTAGTGCGCCCCCTTGCTCTGCGCAGTTGGACAATCCGCCAAGCTCTGCGTGATGCGGAGCACGTCGTCCGAACGGTTCAGTTGGGCGCAGTCCGAACGGTCCAGTTCAGTACGGTCCGAACGGTTCAGGTAGGCGCAATGCGCGAGAAGCAGGAGACGGCCTGA
- a CDS encoding Fis family transcriptional regulator produces MTIPTSWFAAFPIVPATEAVEVLREAWTYLASRPRADFNPETHEGPLTKRLKVYVENYTARERGLLGMWAAEDIIGDICPTSGSLVEERRTDIVYGWNDDVRDMKLVFEFKRLGKQKSHRDHYLLDQGLGRFVTGIYSRRQAVAAMVGVLLDPEPEIVPPIRAALSDPALATSLRLRPNGAGQPFTKPSNLFANADFDTEHDRDPSLAPSHGHICVSHFFFSFGYPTSSSKPRKASARQGGTAKPKVSHNPKST; encoded by the coding sequence ATGACAATCCCAACGAGTTGGTTTGCCGCGTTCCCTATTGTGCCAGCAACAGAAGCAGTCGAGGTTCTTCGGGAAGCCTGGACTTATCTAGCCAGCCGTCCTCGGGCTGACTTTAATCCAGAAACGCATGAGGGGCCCTTAACCAAGCGACTGAAGGTGTACGTGGAGAACTACACCGCCCGGGAACGAGGGTTACTCGGAATGTGGGCAGCTGAAGACATTATCGGAGATATATGCCCGACGAGCGGCTCACTAGTCGAGGAGCGCCGAACTGACATCGTCTATGGCTGGAATGACGATGTCCGAGATATGAAGTTAGTGTTTGAATTCAAGCGGTTGGGTAAGCAGAAAAGTCACAGGGACCATTATTTACTCGATCAAGGGCTAGGGCGTTTCGTTACTGGCATTTACAGCCGTCGACAAGCTGTCGCGGCGATGGTGGGTGTCCTTCTTGATCCAGAGCCAGAGATCGTACCTCCAATCAGGGCAGCACTTTCTGATCCTGCGCTTGCGACCTCCCTGCGACTTCGCCCCAACGGTGCAGGACAACCTTTCACGAAACCATCAAACCTGTTTGCGAACGCCGATTTCGACACGGAGCACGACCGGGACCCTTCATTAGCCCCGAGTCACGGGCACATTTGCGTGTCACATTTCTTTTTTTCCTTCGGATATCCAACAAGTTCCAGCAAACCAAGAAAGGCCTCCGCACGCCAAGGAGGAACTGCAAAACCGAAAGTGTCCCACAATCCCAAATCCACTTAG
- a CDS encoding DEAD/DEAH box helicase family protein, producing the protein MVNFSKRLAGGKAKKVVDPIALYETLDRATDKGPLRPAQIAVLKAWFDGHQTDRDIIVKLHTGQGKTLIGLLMLQSRLNDGKGPVVYLCPSNFLVEQTCDQAKQFGIKTCIAAPELPEEFLHGDSILVTSVQKLFNGLTKFGLNNQSVSIGTLLMDDAHACVDAIRAACRIRIPRDEPAYHSILEMFSTDLEEQGVGTFADIQNQKRDALLPIPYWAWTAKEAEVARILSSATDRQSVRYAWPLLKNMLDRCQCVISGDALEIEPYVAPLQAFGSYWRASHRILMSATVTDDSFLVKGLQLSPKTIASPLKYAAETWSGEKMVLIPSLIDESLDRSEMVNMFAKPNDKRRSGVVALTNSFATTKDWEAYGAIVADTKNIPTVVGSLKRGQYELTVVLANRYDGIDLPDDTCRILIFDGKPFSESLIDLHTESCRPNSEATLIRAVRSVEQGMGRSVRGEKDYSVVVVTGTDLTRLIRDSKSRSYFSPQVAQQVKIGIDVAEMAREEVGDEGAPVDAFAKLISQCLNRDPDWKEYYAEQMDSVVPNVTRKEILEQFEMELLSEHSFASGNYRAAVDRVQAYLDKNVSDSDEKGWYLQEMARYSHKFDRPLSERFQLAAHSANRLLLKPANGVQITKLSIVSHGRMERIQSWISQFDDYSQLNVALTDILARLAFGVKADKFEQALDELASCIGFVGERPDKEWKEGPDNLWALDGTQYILWECKDEVLLERSEINKRESEQMNRSAAWFEKHYPGMKVKRLMIHPAQQLESAGAFTHEVEVVRPAELKRLVKAVRTFFNAFEHVNFSDLSAHHIQKLVDSHGLALSEVVGNYSKKIRDNR; encoded by the coding sequence ATGGTCAATTTCAGTAAGCGGCTCGCTGGCGGTAAAGCCAAAAAAGTTGTCGATCCAATCGCTCTTTATGAAACTTTGGATCGTGCCACTGACAAGGGGCCACTTCGTCCCGCGCAAATCGCTGTTCTCAAAGCATGGTTCGATGGTCATCAGACCGATCGAGACATTATTGTCAAGTTGCACACTGGACAAGGCAAAACTCTGATCGGCTTACTGATGCTTCAGTCGAGGCTCAACGACGGCAAGGGCCCGGTCGTATATCTTTGTCCCAGCAATTTTCTCGTTGAGCAAACGTGCGACCAAGCAAAACAATTCGGTATCAAGACTTGCATTGCGGCACCCGAACTGCCAGAGGAGTTCTTGCATGGCGACAGCATTCTGGTTACGTCTGTTCAGAAATTGTTCAACGGGTTGACCAAGTTCGGCCTCAACAATCAATCGGTTAGCATCGGCACCCTTTTAATGGATGACGCACACGCGTGCGTTGATGCAATCCGTGCGGCCTGCCGAATCAGGATTCCACGGGACGAACCGGCCTACCATTCTATATTGGAGATGTTTTCCACCGACCTGGAAGAGCAAGGTGTCGGCACGTTCGCTGATATTCAAAATCAGAAACGGGACGCCCTGCTGCCAATTCCTTACTGGGCTTGGACGGCCAAAGAAGCCGAGGTTGCTCGGATTCTTTCTAGTGCAACTGATAGGCAAAGCGTGCGCTATGCCTGGCCGTTGCTCAAGAATATGTTGGATAGATGCCAGTGTGTGATTTCCGGCGACGCGCTGGAGATTGAGCCTTATGTGGCGCCGTTGCAAGCGTTTGGCAGCTATTGGAGAGCGTCGCATCGGATCCTGATGTCAGCAACGGTGACCGATGATTCGTTCCTTGTAAAAGGTCTGCAGCTATCGCCAAAAACCATCGCGTCACCGTTAAAGTATGCTGCCGAGACCTGGTCGGGCGAGAAGATGGTCCTAATTCCTTCATTAATCGACGAAAGCTTGGATCGCTCGGAGATGGTGAATATGTTTGCCAAGCCGAACGACAAACGTAGATCTGGCGTTGTTGCGTTGACAAACAGTTTCGCTACAACCAAGGACTGGGAGGCATATGGGGCGATCGTTGCAGACACGAAGAACATACCTACCGTAGTCGGAAGTCTTAAACGGGGTCAATATGAGTTAACAGTTGTCCTGGCGAACCGCTACGATGGCATTGATCTTCCAGACGATACGTGCAGAATCTTGATTTTCGATGGGAAGCCATTCTCAGAGAGCCTGATTGACCTGCACACCGAGTCGTGCCGCCCGAATAGCGAAGCAACATTAATCAGAGCTGTAAGAAGCGTTGAACAAGGTATGGGACGTAGCGTTCGAGGCGAAAAGGACTATTCGGTTGTCGTCGTAACCGGGACAGATCTAACGCGATTGATACGGGACAGTAAGTCGAGATCGTATTTTTCGCCTCAGGTAGCGCAGCAGGTAAAAATCGGCATTGATGTGGCTGAGATGGCGCGTGAAGAGGTGGGAGATGAAGGGGCGCCTGTCGACGCCTTTGCGAAACTGATATCGCAGTGTCTCAATCGAGACCCGGATTGGAAAGAATATTATGCAGAGCAGATGGATTCGGTCGTTCCAAATGTGACGCGGAAAGAAATTCTTGAGCAGTTCGAAATGGAGCTGCTATCTGAGCATTCATTTGCTTCTGGGAACTATCGCGCTGCTGTTGATCGCGTGCAGGCATATCTTGACAAAAATGTCTCTGACAGTGATGAAAAAGGCTGGTATTTGCAAGAAATGGCTCGATACAGCCATAAGTTCGACCGCCCCTTGTCGGAGCGTTTCCAACTGGCTGCGCATAGCGCAAATCGACTGCTGCTGAAACCGGCAAACGGAGTTCAGATTACTAAGCTTTCGATCGTCAGTCATGGGCGTATGGAACGAATCCAAAGCTGGATTTCGCAGTTTGATGACTATTCACAGTTAAATGTTGCGCTGACGGACATTTTGGCACGGCTCGCCTTCGGCGTAAAAGCTGACAAATTTGAGCAGGCTCTAGATGAGCTCGCGTCGTGCATAGGTTTCGTTGGCGAACGGCCTGACAAAGAGTGGAAAGAAGGTCCAGATAACCTGTGGGCGTTGGACGGAACCCAGTATATCCTTTGGGAATGTAAGGACGAGGTATTGCTGGAACGTAGCGAAATCAATAAGCGTGAATCGGAGCAGATGAACCGGTCTGCTGCATGGTTTGAAAAGCATTATCCAGGGATGAAGGTAAAACGGCTGATGATTCATCCCGCCCAACAGCTTGAGAGCGCCGGCGCGTTCACGCACGAGGTCGAAGTGGTGCGGCCGGCCGAGTTGAAGAGGCTAGTGAAGGCAGTGCGTACATTTTTTAACGCATTCGAGCATGTCAACTTCTCAGACCTGTCGGCACACCATATCCAAAAGCTCGTCGATTCGCATGGGCTAGCACTTAGCGAAGTGGTTGGGAACTACTCCAAAAAGATTCGCGACAATCGGTAA